GTAAGTTAAAGCCCAAGCAATAATTACTTGTTAAAATATCCTTTTCTAAAATTCTGATTCTTAATAGAAGCGAGGCAAAGATGGGGAAGTTCAAAAAATTATCGTATTTTGAGGGAAAAATTGTACCGTCAGAAAAAGCGATGGTGAGTATTCAGACGCATGCGTTACAATACGGTACAGCAGTTTTCGGTGGTATCCGAGGTTATTACAATCCTGAAAAAGATAATGTCTACATCTTTCGTTTGAAAGATCATATCAAACGTTTATTAAACTCTGCAAAGTTAGTTCAGTTACAGTATTCGATTGATCCAGTTGAGTTAGAAAAAATTATATTAAAACTAGTAAAGGAAAGTGGATGTAGGGAAAATATTTATCTACGTCCTTATATTTACACTTCTGCACTTCAATTGTCTCCACGATTTCACGACGTTAAGGCAGATCTGGCTATTTACATTTTGCCGCTCAATGATTATTTAGATACAAAAAAAGGTCTTACTACGATGGTTTCAAGTTGGAGAAGAATCGATGATACAATGATACCAACAATGTCGAAGGCATCTGGTGGTTATGTAAATTCAGCTCTAGCGAAATCAGAAGCAGTACAGAATGGATGTGATGAAGCAATTTTTTTAGATTCTAGAGGATTTGTTTCGGAAGGTTCTGCGGAGAATATATTCATTATCCGTGATAGAAAATTAATTACACCTTCCCTAACGTCTTCCATATTAGAGGGAATTACCCGAAAGTCTGTGATTGAGTTAGCACATAAAGAAGGTATTGAAGTAATTGAACGAGATGTTACAAGAAGCGAACTTTATGTATGTGATGAAGTGTTTTTTTCTGGTACGGGAGTTCAAGTTGCTTGGGTAAAAGAAATTGATAAACGAACTATTGGAAATGGGAAAATCGGTCCAATCTCCAAAAAACTACAAGACTTATTTTTTAAAATTGTAACAGCGAATAAGGATGAGTATGCGGGATGGTTAACTAGCGTTTACTGATTGTTATGTGATAATTCGTAGAGACGCACGAAACTCAATGTTGCTTCTTTGGGGCGCAACATAAAGTGCGTCTCTACTAAATAAATTAATCTACTTTTATATTTTTGTCCTGTTTTCCGGACTCATCGTAACACTTCGGTCCTGTGCATGATCCCATGTTTCCTGTGATTCCGCCGCAGTCTTTTCCGGAAACACTTTTACAAATATCACCAGCCTTTTTTCTTTCTTTGAATCCATCACCATTTACACAAACTTTGATATCTGCATCTCTAAATCCGTAACATTTTGCCGAAATGCTAGAGGCCGCAAATGTAATTGCGAAAACTAAACTAAAAATTAAACTAATTTTTTTCATTGAAATCTCCTTTAAATGAATGCAAACACAGTATTGAAAAGTAGAACTTTGGCAAGGAGAAAATTAGAAAAATTTACTTTCTCCAATTTTTAAATCCAATAAAGTTTCTAACTGAATTTTTTTAGATTCAAATAGCGACTTTGTAAACTTAAGAGGTTCGTCAAGTGCTTCGTCTGTTAATACAAAAGTATGATAGTGCATTGGTAATAAATATTTTGCTCCTAAATCTTGAAACGCAAGAACTGTATCTTCAGGGTTCATATGAACTGGCTTCATGAACCATCTAGGTTCATACGCGCCGATCGGCAAAATCGCAACATCAATATTTGGGAAACGTTTTCCTATCTCCTTAAATCCCGCAAAATAACCAGTATCCCCTGCAAAGTAAAAGGACTCTAATTTCCCTTCAATTACATAACTTCCCCAAAGTGATTCTCCTCTATCAAAAATACCTCTTCCTGAAAAATGTTGAGTTGGAGTGAAATTTATTTTCAAATTTTTTTCGATGCGAATATCCCACCAATCTAGTTGAACTATATTACTAAGACCTTCGTTGGTTAATAATTCTTTATTTCCTAACCCTACGAAAAATGTAGGTTTATCACGATTATCCAGAAATTTTAAAGTTGGGATGTCTAAGTGATCGTAATGATTATGACTAATTATTACAATATCTATTGGAGGAAGATCTTCGATTTTTAAGCCGGGATTGGTATAACGTTTGGGTCCGATAAAACTAATCGGGGAACATCTTTCAGACCAAATCGGGTCTGTTAGAATATTTTTACCGTCTAATTGTATTAATACGCTTGCATGACCAATCCAAGTAAAACTTAGTTTTGATTTATTTTCTCTAAGAGACAAGCCATTGTTATCCACAGTTTGAATATTATAATCTTTTGCGTCTACAGACGGTAAGGATTTGAATAAATTTCCACCCTTCCAAAGAATTAATACATCCCATAACCTTTAACTTCAAAATTAGGGTCTAAGTTGCGAAATCCATCTCTACTATGGTGGGTTTTGGTGGAGTCATCTGATATCATTGGAATAGATAGATTTTTGCAGTTAGAAAGAATAAGTATTAAATATACCATTAGCCCAAAAAAAATGCCCATTCGTTTTAAAAAAAACTTTACTTGTGGCAATTGGGAATACCCAAATTTTTCAAAAATGGGAAACAACGTATGGTGTAAGGTGTCAAAGATTATTTTCATCTTTTCAGTAAAAATGGAAGGATTTTTTTTGCAAATAGAAATCAATGTCTATATATGAGTGCAATATTTGAATGTAAATCCGTTTTCTTTTGTCCAGTAGATAGACTATTTCAATTCCATGAAGAAAAGATTGGTTTTGATACATTAGTTGGTATTGATAAATCAGTCGAAGTTTTGCAGGCTCCAACGTCTATATCCGAAATCGGAACCCAAGCAATTTTAAATGTAAAGATACTGCCGGGTTTCAAGAAACAATGGGTTGCAGAACATACTGACTACCAAAAAAACAAATTGTTTGTAGATATTCAAAAATCTGGACCTTTTAAATTTTTTCGCCACGAACACCGTTTTTCCTTAAATGGCGACTACGCGGAGTTAAATGATCATATTGAATTCGAATTTTTCCTAAATCCTATTAGCAAATACTTTGTAGTTGAAAAATTAAAATCACAATTTAAAGAAAGGCATAAAGTTACTGCAGAGTATCTACAAGTTGGATATGAAATGAAATTCTGTGGTTTACTTTGAATTATCGAATTGAAAAATTCCTTTCATTCCTTCCCAAGCTCTATTGACATACTCAGAAACTGCAGACCCAGCAACTCCGCCTACGGTTGCTCCGGCAGGCCCTGCAAGTAATATTGCACCTACATAAACAGACCCAATCCAAACTGGATCAATGTAGGATACGTTATCCGGAATAATACCATTATAAATGATAGGGACATACAGCGCTTTGCCGGCAATTCCACCTAATCCTGTATAAATTCTAAAATCTATTTTACGATCAAAGTCGATTTTCCCTGAACCATGTGCGTCAATTCCCACTCCAATCATTTTTAAGTTGTTTATATTTATGTTTCTAGATAAAATGGAATAATCCGAAGAAAGTGACTTAAATTCTGTATTTTTTCCTTTTGGTCCAAGGACATTTACTAATTTTCCTAAACTAAAGATTGGTTTTAGAATATTGGCATACCCTAATAATTCTCCATTTTTAATTTCTAGTTTTCCGGTAGAGTTAAGATTTTCTAGGAAGTTATCTAATGAATTTCCGGAAGAAGAAAAAGTAAAATTGGTACTCAGTTTTCCTTTTACATATAAAACTTGCGTGTATTTTAGAATTAATTCTTCGGAGTTAATTTCCTTTAGGGAAATATCTGCTTCATAAACTGAGTGCTTACTTGCGACTACTTTCGCTTTACCACTAATACTTCCTGATAGTGTGTCTGCATTGTTTATATCAAATGTTATAATAGTATTGTTTATATCAAATTCTAAATCGATTCTTTTGAGTTCGTAAGGGGCAAACACAGCCCGATTCACAAGTATTTTTAAGTGTGAGTAAAAATTTAATGTGCTTATATTTTTAAAATCCACCAATCTTACAATTAAATAAATGACTTTGTAAATGTCCGCATAATCTCCTTTAATATTTAGATTTAAGTAAATATCCTTTGCGAAGGTTAATGACCCGTTTGCGCTAGCGATAGCTCCATTTTCGTAATTGACATTTAAACTTATAAATTGAACTTCTTTTAATTCTGGAAAGTATACGAGTTCTGTGGAAACAGATATGACAGGGTAAGCTGGGTCGCCTATAAAATTAATATCATTGATGTCTAATTCTGTTTTTACATTGAATTCGTTTTTGAATTTTTCTTTAAAAAAACTCATTTCGCCGTTTAAATATGTAATACCAAAATTGGCTTCGTTGATAATACTGTAATATTCTTTGAATGGTTTAAGACTGAAATTTTTAAATTTCAAATTGGATTTAATTTCTAGAGAGTTAAAATTAAAATCATTTTTAATGTATTGAATTTTGGTTTCCGATTTAAAATTTCCGGACTGATAATTTAAATCAAAATTTAATGATAATAAATCTTTATGATTACTGTTTATGATAAGAAAATTGAAAAAAAAATTCTCTGCTATATTTTTATCATTTGTATAGTTTATATGAATTGAATTTAGAGTTATTTGATCCAAGTCAAAAAACGAAAATATTTTTTGTACATTTTTCAAATCAATACTTTTAGTAGCATTTTTATTCACTAAATCGGGAAAATTTTTATTAAGGGAGGACAGTTCTAATTTCCCATCTTTAAATTTAATATTGTTTAATTCAATTTCTCCGAATAAAATTTTCCATGAAAACAGAAATTCCATAGTATTGAATTCTGCTTTTACTTTTTCATTTCCTTCTTTATTGTTAATTGTAACTTTATTTAAAATGATACCGGGGGATGGGAAAAACGTGAGACTTGATTCTTGGAATTCAATTCTAAATTCAATAGTCGAATAAATTTTATCAATGATATATTGTTTGTAAAACTCTAAATTGGAATAAAAGGTAATCGAAATAAAAAATAATACTAATAAAAGGACAATAGTGTATGTTCTTTTGCTTGTAAATCTACTCATGACGTAATTTATTTATATCAGCCTGAATCATTATTTCAGATATTTTTTGATAATTTAGTTTTGGTTTCCAGTTTAATAACTTTTCGGCTTTACTTGCATCACCACAAGCTGTATGAATATTTATTGGTCGATAAAATTCTGGATTTGTTTTTATTATTAGTTCACCGGAATTACTATTGTATGCTTTTAGATTTTCATTTTCACCTTCCCAACAGAGGTTAATACCGATTAGGCTGTATGAATGGTCGATAAAGGATTTTAGTTTTACTTTTGTTCCTGTTGCGAAAATGAAATCTTCTGGAGTAATTCCTTGCATTGCGAGGTAAATACCTTCAACAAATTCTTTTGCATATCCCCAGTCTTTTTCTGCATCTAAGTTTCCAATTTCTAATATTTTTTTAATTCCCAAATTCCAATTGGCAACGTGTAAACTAATTTTTCGCGTAAAGAAAGTGTTGCTACGTAATTCAGATTCATGTGCATAAAGAATACCGTTAATAGCGTAAATGTTAAAAGAATTTCTATAATTTATCACCATCCAGTGTGCGTATGCTTTTGCAACAGCGTATGGACTTACTGGATTCATCGCTGTATTTTCATTTTGAATTTTGGTAAGGGAGTTTCCAAAAATTTCCGAAGAACTTGCTTGGAAGAATTTCGAATGCGGACTAAATTTTTTTATACTTTCTAATAAATATAAAACACCAATTCCATCAACCAAACTTGTTTCTACAGGAGAATTATAACTTTCCGTAACATTACTCTGTGCTGCAAGATTATAAAATTCGTCAGGTTTGATTTTTTTTATAACGGATTCGATACACTGACGATCTGTTAAATTGAAATTAATGTATTCGATTGAGGAATTAACGCCAAGGTAAACAAGTCTCCAACTGTCTATATTGTTTTTATTTCTAACGCCTCCGTATACCTTGTAACCTTTTTCAAGGAGTAATTTCGCTAACCATGCGCCATCCTGACCGGTTATGCCTGAGATAAAAACTTTTTTCATTATTAAATAAGACTCTTTGTGTATTGCTAAAATAATAAGTAAAATGTTGTCGTAAATAAAAATATTTAATTTGCTCGAATTGGGTAAATTTTACAGTGACTACTAGGAATGAGGTTATGAACACAAATAAAACTATCTTGTTATTTATCTTAATATTTACTATAGTCTCAACTATTTTGGGAATGATACATATATCTATCCAAGCAAAGGGAAAAATTTCAAAAACTGGAAACGTAAACGTATTCAAAAATTCTTTAGAATCAGCTATTCTTCTTAAAGTCGAAGGGGAAATTCATTCAGGGAAATCTACATACCAATCTACTGGAGCTGACACAGTTTTAGCAAAACTTCGAGAAGTAGGGGATAACGACGAAATTAAAGGAATTTTAATTGAGATAAATTCCCCCGGTGGAACTGTCGGGGCTTCACAAGAAATTTTTGAGCAATTGATGTATCTAAGAGAAAAGAAAAACAAAAAGGTAGTTGTCTCTATGAAAGATCTGGCGGCATCCGGCGGATATTATATTGCGAGTGCAGCCGACTATATATTTACAGAGGCGGGTACGATTACAGGTTCTATAGGAGTAATCACTGTTAGCCCGAATATTTCTGGGTTACTAAAAAAATATTCTGTTGAAATGAGAGTTTATAAAGCTGGAAAATATAAAGATATTTTATCTATGTTTAAAGATTCTACAGTAGAAGAAGATGCAATTATCGAAGGTTTACTTTCAGATACATACAATCGTTTCATTTCGGATGTAGCTAGAGGTAGGAAAAAAAAAGTATCTCTTATAGAAAAATTAGCTGAAGGTAAAATTTATTCAGGTGAAGCAGCTGTTAAAAATAAATTAGTTGATGCAATAGGCGGAAGAAGAGAAGCCCTAGAAAAATTATCTGAATTATGCGGAGTTTCTAATTTACAATTACTAGAAGAGGAAGACAATCCATTCGACCGTATTTTTAATGTATTAGGGGCAAAACTAAGTATGCTCTCCGGTTCTGGTTCATCGAATTCTTTTAATATAAAACATCTAAAGTCTCCTATTCTTTTAATTATGCCCGGTGCATTTAGTATTCAAGAACTATAAAAGGAAATATTTTATGAATGTATTTATACAAACAATCACTGATTTATTTTTAGATAGAGAAGAGTTTTTGAGAATGTACAGCCCTATGAATTATAGTGTAAAGTTCGTTGAATTCTTTTCTATTTTGCTTGGTTCCATTTCACTGTCGGTTTCAGCAGTTTTAATGAATCCACCTTACAGTAGCGGATATGTCGTATTAATCGTTATTCTATCGATAGGAAACTTTTTCTTTTTATCTTTGGTTTCTACTTTTGCTTCTTATTTTATCGATTTTAATGCTAAAAATTTAATTAAGTCAGGAGATTTTCCTACTCTTCTGTCTTCAGCGAGATGTTTAAATATTGTATTTGTATTTTCCAGTCCAATTGCACTTGTATTGAGTTTTGCTGGGTTTCCGTCCTTTTCTGGCTATATTCTAGTTCTAATAATTACGCTTAGTTTTTACATTTTGTATTTTTCTATTTATGCGAATGAACTTTATGGAATGGGATTGTTTAGAACATTTAGAAATATCACATCTTCAATTTTTTCCATTGTATACATTCCATTAATGATTCTAGTTTTTTTTATTCTGAATATAATTATAATAATTTGAGTTAGGGGTTAATCGTGAATATACTTATCACAAATGATGATGGAATTTCTAGCCAAGGAATTCATGCCTTAAAAAGGATTTTATCCAAAAGTCACAACGTTTATTTAATTTGTCCAGCCAAAGAAAAATCGGCGACTTCTCAGGCATTGACTATTTTTCACAGAATGCATGTAGAAAAACTAGATGTTACAACTTACACTGTGGATGGATTTCCGACTGATTGTGTTAACATTGGTTTGTTTGGAAATATATTTCCGGAAATCGATGTTGTTATTTCTGGAATCAATCGCGGAGTCAATATGGGACACGATGTCCATTATTCTGGGACCGTAGGTGCTGCTAGGCACGGAGCGGTTCATAATAAGTATTCATTTGCAGTTAGTTCTGGCAATCGCGAAGACGGATACGATTATGAAAGGGAAGCAAGTTTTATTAAAGATTTAATTGACCAGAAGATTTCTATTTTTAAAAAAGGCATTGTGTATAATATTAATTTTCCTCTAGAATTTTCTAAGAATATTTCTGATATAAAATTTGCTAAGTTAGGTAAACGAACATATTCCGATAAATATGAAATTGCCCATATTAAAGATAACGTATACCATTATTTCCTTGCATTAACTGAACTTGGGTATATCAATTCTCCTGGCTCTGATTTCGAATCTTTTTACAAGGGATACGTTACATTAACTCCAATCACATTGTATACAACTGACGGCGAAGAGTTTGAACATCTTGTAAATAAATTCTATATTCCTTAGGATTAATAGTTTTTTTTGATGCAAATAATCAAACCATATTCAAAGTTTGCTGAAATTTATGACCATGTAATGGGGCATATTGATTTTAAAAAATGGGCATTATTCATTTTAAAATCTGGTTTTCCGAAAAAAAATCCAGAAACAGCTTTAGATCTTGGGTGTGGGACAGGATTACTATTTATGTTTTACCCTGCTACGACAAGGAAAGTTGGTTTAGATATTTCAAGTGAAATGATTGAAGAGGCAAAGAAGAATTATCCGAACGCAAAATTTTTGGTAGGAGACATTAGGAATTTACAACTTCAAACTTCTTTTGACTTAATTACCTGTAATCATGATACACTAAATTATTTAGAGACATACGAAGAGTTAAACCAACATTTTGCTTCGATTCGTAATGTTTTATCGAATAATGGATTTTACTTTTTTGATGTAAGCAGTGAACGTAATTTAACTCAAAATTTTCACGATAAAATTTTTAGAGAAACTATCGGTAATACATTTTTTATTTGGGAAAACTCATACGATGAAAGAAAAAAGGAAATAATTTCGAGGTTGTACTTTGGATGTAACGAAGAGGATGGTTTTAAAGAATTCAGAGAGGTTCATAAACAAAGATATTATTCAAATGAAGAAATTATTTTTGCACTAGAAAAAAATGGTTTAGAATTGGTTAAAATAGGATCAGACTACAAAAAATGGAGTTATGATAAGAATGCATCGCTGGTTAATTTTATGATAAAAAAAAGACAGTAATCCAATGTATATAATGAATAATAATTCCAAATTAGTAAATTTAGGAAATTTTTTATTCCTCTAAAAACGATATGCGAAATGTAACTTTTAATTTTCCGATTTTCAGAATTCTCAAATATTCCTTGATGTATTTTTTTATTTTTTCGAATTCTATTTTTTCTGATTCATTTCAGTTAATAGATTCTGAACAGGATTATCTTTTAGGATTTGACTTATTTATATTGGCAGATACTAAAAATGAATTTACCCCCGAAGAAATTTTAAGAGGAGTTAAAGATGAACAATTCACAAAAAGTAATTCTTTAACTCCAAGTTATGGTTTTAAATCATTTGTTTATTGGGTTAAAATTGATATAAAAAATACTTCTAGTTTTCCAAGGTGGATTCTGGAAGTAGGGTTTCCAATTATTTCCAGTGTCGGATTATTCATGTTAGACGATTCTGGGAATATAACAAAAGATTATGCAGGACTTCAGTTTCCTTTTCATCAGAGAAAAATAGCTAATCGTAAGTTTTTATTTCCTATAGAAATTCCTCAAAACTCAATTAAGAAAATTTTGTTTCGTTTTGAAAATAAGGGAATTATGAATATCCCAATCCGGATTTATACGGAAAAATTTTTTTACGAAAATGATCATCTCGAGTATTTTTACTACTCTCTTTACTATGGGATCATGATTGCTATGATATTATATAATTTATTTTTATTTTTATCTGTGCGAGATGTGACTAATGTATATTATTCGGTATTTTTATTATTTTCCGGTTTGTATTTCTTTTCGCAGAACGGATTAGGGTTTGAATACCTTTGGAGTGATTTTCCAGAATTTGCATTACGGATAAATCAATTGGCAATGAGTTACTCTCTCATATTCGCAATAATATACGCATATTATTTTTTAAATTGTAAGGAAGTTTTTCCTAAAATAAAAAAGATTCTTATCCCTATGGGGATATTAACTTTTATCCTCACGAGTAATCTTTATTTCAGTGATAAGTATTATCAAGTTTCAGGCATCCTAATTTCATCAATGGCTATCATTGTGATTTTAACAATTTTTACTATTTCTGTCAGAGCATACCAAGTTGGCTATAAACCTGCAATTTATT
This sequence is a window from Leptospiraceae bacterium. Protein-coding genes within it:
- the surE gene encoding 5'/3'-nucleotidase SurE, translated to MNILITNDDGISSQGIHALKRILSKSHNVYLICPAKEKSATSQALTIFHRMHVEKLDVTTYTVDGFPTDCVNIGLFGNIFPEIDVVISGINRGVNMGHDVHYSGTVGAARHGAVHNKYSFAVSSGNREDGYDYEREASFIKDLIDQKISIFKKGIVYNINFPLEFSKNISDIKFAKLGKRTYSDKYEIAHIKDNVYHYFLALTELGYINSPGSDFESFYKGYVTLTPITLYTTDGEEFEHLVNKFYIP
- a CDS encoding AsmA family protein, translating into MSRFTSKRTYTIVLLLVLFFISITFYSNLEFYKQYIIDKIYSTIEFRIEFQESSLTFFPSPGIILNKVTINNKEGNEKVKAEFNTMEFLFSWKILFGEIELNNIKFKDGKLELSSLNKNFPDLVNKNATKSIDLKNVQKIFSFFDLDQITLNSIHINYTNDKNIAENFFFNFLIINSNHKDLLSLNFDLNYQSGNFKSETKIQYIKNDFNFNSLEIKSNLKFKNFSLKPFKEYYSIINEANFGITYLNGEMSFFKEKFKNEFNVKTELDINDINFIGDPAYPVISVSTELVYFPELKEVQFISLNVNYENGAIASANGSLTFAKDIYLNLNIKGDYADIYKVIYLIVRLVDFKNISTLNFYSHLKILVNRAVFAPYELKRIDLEFDINNTIITFDINNADTLSGSISGKAKVVASKHSVYEADISLKEINSEELILKYTQVLYVKGKLSTNFTFSSSGNSLDNFLENLNSTGKLEIKNGELLGYANILKPIFSLGKLVNVLGPKGKNTEFKSLSSDYSILSRNININNLKMIGVGIDAHGSGKIDFDRKIDFRIYTGLGGIAGKALYVPIIYNGIIPDNVSYIDPVWIGSVYVGAILLAGPAGATVGGVAGSAVSEYVNRAWEGMKGIFQFDNSK
- a CDS encoding class I SAM-dependent methyltransferase; this translates as MMQIIKPYSKFAEIYDHVMGHIDFKKWALFILKSGFPKKNPETALDLGCGTGLLFMFYPATTRKVGLDISSEMIEEAKKNYPNAKFLVGDIRNLQLQTSFDLITCNHDTLNYLETYEELNQHFASIRNVLSNNGFYFFDVSSERNLTQNFHDKIFRETIGNTFFIWENSYDERKKEIISRLYFGCNEEDGFKEFREVHKQRYYSNEEIIFALEKNGLELVKIGSDYKKWSYDKNASLVNFMIKKRQ
- a CDS encoding branched-chain amino acid transaminase; the protein is MGKFKKLSYFEGKIVPSEKAMVSIQTHALQYGTAVFGGIRGYYNPEKDNVYIFRLKDHIKRLLNSAKLVQLQYSIDPVELEKIILKLVKESGCRENIYLRPYIYTSALQLSPRFHDVKADLAIYILPLNDYLDTKKGLTTMVSSWRRIDDTMIPTMSKASGGYVNSALAKSEAVQNGCDEAIFLDSRGFVSEGSAENIFIIRDRKLITPSLTSSILEGITRKSVIELAHKEGIEVIERDVTRSELYVCDEVFFSGTGVQVAWVKEIDKRTIGNGKIGPISKKLQDLFFKIVTANKDEYAGWLTSVY
- a CDS encoding MBL fold metallo-hydrolase; the protein is MDNNGLSLRENKSKLSFTWIGHASVLIQLDGKNILTDPIWSERCSPISFIGPKRYTNPGLKIEDLPPIDIVIISHNHYDHLDIPTLKFLDNRDKPTFFVGLGNKELLTNEGLSNIVQLDWWDIRIEKNLKINFTPTQHFSGRGIFDRGESLWGSYVIEGKLESFYFAGDTGYFAGFKEIGKRFPNIDVAILPIGAYEPRWFMKPVHMNPEDTVLAFQDLGAKYLLPMHYHTFVLTDEALDEPLKFTKSLFESKKIQLETLLDLKIGESKFF
- the sppA gene encoding signal peptide peptidase SppA, with protein sequence MNTNKTILLFILIFTIVSTILGMIHISIQAKGKISKTGNVNVFKNSLESAILLKVEGEIHSGKSTYQSTGADTVLAKLREVGDNDEIKGILIEINSPGGTVGASQEIFEQLMYLREKKNKKVVVSMKDLAASGGYYIASAADYIFTEAGTITGSIGVITVSPNISGLLKKYSVEMRVYKAGKYKDILSMFKDSTVEEDAIIEGLLSDTYNRFISDVARGRKKKVSLIEKLAEGKIYSGEAAVKNKLVDAIGGRREALEKLSELCGVSNLQLLEEEDNPFDRIFNVLGAKLSMLSGSGSSNSFNIKHLKSPILLIMPGAFSIQEL
- a CDS encoding GDP-mannose 4,6-dehydratase, encoding MKKVFISGITGQDGAWLAKLLLEKGYKVYGGVRNKNNIDSWRLVYLGVNSSIEYINFNLTDRQCIESVIKKIKPDEFYNLAAQSNVTESYNSPVETSLVDGIGVLYLLESIKKFSPHSKFFQASSSEIFGNSLTKIQNENTAMNPVSPYAVAKAYAHWMVINYRNSFNIYAINGILYAHESELRSNTFFTRKISLHVANWNLGIKKILEIGNLDAEKDWGYAKEFVEGIYLAMQGITPEDFIFATGTKVKLKSFIDHSYSLIGINLCWEGENENLKAYNSNSGELIIKTNPEFYRPINIHTACGDASKAEKLLNWKPKLNYQKISEIMIQADINKLRHE